One part of the Arabidopsis thaliana chromosome 1 sequence genome encodes these proteins:
- a CDS encoding F-box/RNI-like/FBD-like domains-containing protein (F-box/RNI-like/FBD-like domains-containing protein; CONTAINS InterPro DOMAIN/s: FBD (InterPro:IPR013596), F-box domain, cyclin-like (InterPro:IPR001810), F-box domain, Skp2-like (InterPro:IPR022364), FBD-like (InterPro:IPR006566), Leucine-rich repeat 2 (InterPro:IPR013101); BEST Arabidopsis thaliana protein match is: F-box/FBD-like domains containing protein (TAIR:AT5G27750.1); Has 2022 Blast hits to 1978 proteins in 26 species: Archae - 0; Bacteria - 0; Metazoa - 0; Fungi - 0; Plants - 2020; Viruses - 0; Other Eukaryotes - 2 (source: NCBI BLink).) yields MESTVMPGFDRISELPESLISQILLHLPTKASVKTSVLSTRWKNLWLNVPGLDLNCRDFPFQNNNEKLLIDFIDRFLQFNNESRLQKFKVDYSRDKIIKFSDRIGDAISRGIRVLDVESNTYYRDADDCIDYPCIEFMPLNLYSCKTLVSLKLSYSGLEDPGFVYLPCLKFMHLREVRWDSSGTMNLEKLVSGCPVLEELIYLHDDKLVVTRVRSRSLKRFSIPFRHKLSLFRRVTQTFEIDAPGLEYMSLKADHFDRIVVKNLTSLFMIDLDIKFIVGFGWMFDPEDLPKRNEIRDFLTGISSVRHMVISHNTVKALDLYSKVGLIPKFNNLSRVEAAFPSSLLQFLPAFLESFPNLKHLILETECPVEVMEKFELVNVPRCFVSTLEHVEIKGLFDWGEQDMKIASYFLENSAVLKKLILSFMGCPQHYSESDIYEELNKLTKRSPRCQIIIRC; encoded by the exons ATGGAATCCACG GTCATGCCTGGGTTTGATAGAATTAGCGAATTGCCGGAATCTTTGATTAGTCAAATACTGTTACACCTTCCGACTAAAGCTTCTGTGAAGACGAGTGTTTTATCGACTAGATGGAAGAATCTATGGCTTAATGTTCCCGGACTTGATTTGAACTGCCGTGATTTCCCCTTTCAGAACAACAACGAAAAACTGTTGATTGATTTCATTGACAGATTTCTCCAGTTTAACAATGAGTCACGTCTTCAAAAATTCAAGGTAGATTACAGTAGAGATAAGATCATTAAGTTCTCGGATCGGATTGGTGACGCGATTAGCCGCGGGATTCGAGTTTTAGATGTTGAGAGCAATACCTATTATCGAGATGCTGATGATTGCATTGACTATCCTTGTATCGAGTTCATGCCTCTGAATCTTTATTCGTGTAAGACATTGGTTTCTTTGAAGCTTTCGTATTCGGGTCTTGAGGATCCAGGGTTTGTCTATTTGCCTTGTCTCAAATTCATGCATCTTCGAGAAGTTCGATGGGATAGTAGTGGTACTATGAATCTGGAGAAGCTTGTTTCAGGTTGTCCTGTTCTTGAAGAACTGATTTATCTTCATGATGATAAATTGGTGGTTACGCGTGTGAGATCTCGAAGCTTGAAGAGGTTTTCTATTCCGTTTAGGCATAAACTTTCTTTGTTTAGGAGAGTGACACAGACATTTGAGATTGATGCTCCTGGACTAGAGTATATGAGTCTTAAAGCAGACCATTTCGATAGAATCGTGGTAAAGAACCTTACTTCTTTATTCATGATTGACCTTGATATCAAATTCATTGTCGGGTTTGGCTGGATGTTTGATCCGGAGGACTTACCAAAGAGAAATGaaatccgtgattttctcACCGGGATATCTAGTGTAAGACATATGGTCATCTCTCATAATACAGTGaag GCCCTTGATCTTTACTCAAAAGTAGGACTGATTCCCAAATTCAATAACTTATCCCGTGTAGAGGCTGCGTTCCCGAGCTCCTTGTTACAGTTTTTGCCAGCCTTTCTTGAGAGCTTCCCGAATCTGAAACACTTAATCTtg GAAACTGAATGTCCAGTGGAGGTGATGGAGAAGTTTGAACTCGTAAATGTGCCTCGGTGTTTCGTATCGACTCTTGAACATGTTGAGATAAAAGGATTGTTTGACTGGGGGGAACAGGATATGAAAATAGCGAGTTACTTTCTCGAAAACTCAGCAGTCCTCAAGAAACTGATTCTGAGTTTCATGGGTTGTCCTCAACATTATTCGGAATCAGATATCTACGAGGAACTTAATAAACTCACAAAACGTTCTCCGAGATGTCAAATTATCATTAGATGCTGA
- a CDS encoding F-box/RNI-like/FBD-like domains-containing protein yields the protein MESTVMPGFDRISELPESLISQILLHLPTKASVKTSVLSTRWKNLWLNVPGLDLNCRDFPFQNNNEKLLIDFIDRFLQFNNESRLQKFKVDYSRDKIIKFSDRIGDAISRGIRVLDVESNTYYRDADDCIDYPCIEFMPLNLYSCKTLVSLKLSYSGLEDPGFVYLPCLKFMHLREVRWDSSGTMNLEKLVSGCPVLEELIYLHDDKLVVTRVRSRSLKRFSIPFRHKLSLFRRVTQTFEIDAPGLEYMSLKADHFDRIVVKNLTSLFMIDLDIKFIVGFGWMFDPEDLPKRNEIRDFLTGISSVRHMVISHNTVKVYIFVQQILVFFYLGNSH from the exons ATGGAATCCACG GTCATGCCTGGGTTTGATAGAATTAGCGAATTGCCGGAATCTTTGATTAGTCAAATACTGTTACACCTTCCGACTAAAGCTTCTGTGAAGACGAGTGTTTTATCGACTAGATGGAAGAATCTATGGCTTAATGTTCCCGGACTTGATTTGAACTGCCGTGATTTCCCCTTTCAGAACAACAACGAAAAACTGTTGATTGATTTCATTGACAGATTTCTCCAGTTTAACAATGAGTCACGTCTTCAAAAATTCAAGGTAGATTACAGTAGAGATAAGATCATTAAGTTCTCGGATCGGATTGGTGACGCGATTAGCCGCGGGATTCGAGTTTTAGATGTTGAGAGCAATACCTATTATCGAGATGCTGATGATTGCATTGACTATCCTTGTATCGAGTTCATGCCTCTGAATCTTTATTCGTGTAAGACATTGGTTTCTTTGAAGCTTTCGTATTCGGGTCTTGAGGATCCAGGGTTTGTCTATTTGCCTTGTCTCAAATTCATGCATCTTCGAGAAGTTCGATGGGATAGTAGTGGTACTATGAATCTGGAGAAGCTTGTTTCAGGTTGTCCTGTTCTTGAAGAACTGATTTATCTTCATGATGATAAATTGGTGGTTACGCGTGTGAGATCTCGAAGCTTGAAGAGGTTTTCTATTCCGTTTAGGCATAAACTTTCTTTGTTTAGGAGAGTGACACAGACATTTGAGATTGATGCTCCTGGACTAGAGTATATGAGTCTTAAAGCAGACCATTTCGATAGAATCGTGGTAAAGAACCTTACTTCTTTATTCATGATTGACCTTGATATCAAATTCATTGTCGGGTTTGGCTGGATGTTTGATCCGGAGGACTTACCAAAGAGAAATGaaatccgtgattttctcACCGGGATATCTAGTGTAAGACATATGGTCATCTCTCATAATACAGTGaaggtatatatttttgtacaaCAAATTTTGGTCTTTTTCTACTTGGGAAACTCTCACTAG
- the FDM4 gene encoding XH/XS domain-containing protein — translation MYSRRELEDLEYRYYSEMKDGTRKVKISESLFRCPFCYIDRKRDYQFDDLLRHASGIGGSSRTKDGRDKARHLALERYMRKYLRPRERPRPSPTSDVSSLPKEEFTGKWKSTLSTTEEGEFITTENSSSPHIVKAEPKFVSGDDSGRSGEERLKFSDKPDPFFSNEDKSYPAKRPCLVSGAKEGDEPVQRIGLSHGASFAPTYPQKLVSLGAGNGDQMYVHPWKGILANMKRTFNEKTRKYAGESGSKIREDLIKKGFNPHKVTPLWNGRLGFTGFAIVDFGKEWEGFRNATMFDKHFEVSQCGKRDHDLTRDPGDKLYGWVAKQDDYYSRTAIGDHLRKQGDLKSVSGKEAEDQRKTFTLVSNLENTLVTKSDNLQQMESIYKQTSSVLEKRMKEKDEMINTHNEKMSIMQQTARDYLASIYEEHEKASQHLEAQRKEYEDRENYLDKCQAKNKTERRKLQWQKHKNLMATQEQNKADEDMMRLAEQQQREKDELRKQVRELEEKIDAEQALELEIERMRGDLQVMGHMQEGEGEDSKIKEMIEKTKEELKEKEEDWEYQESLYQTLVVKHGYTNDELQDARKALIRSMRELTTRAYIGVKRMGALDETPFKKVAKEKYPAVEADKKAEELCSLWEEHLGDSAWHPIKVVEKDGIAKEELNEEDEKLQELRKELGEEVYAAVTQALKERNEYNGSGRYIVPELWNFKQNRKASIKEGVVYLVNSWKQKKPKPKRR, via the exons ATGTATTCCAGAAGAGAGCTGGAAGATTTGGAGTACAGATACTACAGTGAAATGAAAGATGGTACAAGGAAAGTCAAAATCTCAGAGTCTCTGTTCAGGTGTCCCTTTTGTTACATAGATCGAAAGCGTGATTACCAGTTTGATGACTTGCTTCGACATGCTTCTGGTATTGGCGGTAGTTCCCGCACTAAGGATGGGAGAGATAAAGCTAGACATCTTGCTCTGGAGAGATATATGAGGAAGTATCTCCGCCCTCGAGAAAGACCACGTCCTTCTCCAACTTCAGatgtctcttctcttcctaaAGAGGAGTTTACTGGAAAGTGGAAATCTACTTTGTCAACtactgaagaaggagaattcATAACTACTGAAAATTCTAGTTCACCTCATATTGTCAAAGCTGAACCAAAGTTTGTCTCCGGAGATGATTCTGGACGTAGTGGTGAGGAAAGACTAAAGTTTTCTGATAAACCCGACCCCTTTTTTAGCAACGAAGACAAATCATACCCTGCCAAAAGACCTTGCCTAGTTTCTGGTGCGAAAGAGGGAGATGAACCTGTTCAACGGATTGGTCTCAGCCATGGTGCTAGCTTTGCTCCAACATATCCCCAGAAGCTAGTTTCTTTGGGTGCTGGTAATGGGGATCAGATGTATGTGCATCCCTGGAAAGGTATCCTGGCGAATATGAAAAGAACgtttaatgaaaaaacaagGAAGTATGCTGGTGAGAGTGGAAGCAAGATAAGAGAAGATTTGATCAAGAAAGGGTTTAATCCCCATAAAGTCACGCCACTGTGGAACGGAAGACTTGGGTTTACTGGTTTTGCTATTGTTGACTTTGGTAAAGAGTGGGAAGGATTCAGAAACGCGACCATGTTTGATAAACACTTTGAAGTGAGTCAGTGTGGGAAAAGAGACCATGATCTCACACGTGATCCAGGTGATAAGCTTTATGGTTGGGTAGCAAAACAAGATGACTACTATTCAAGAACTGCTATTGGTGACCACCTCAGAAAGCAAGGGGACTTGAAGAGTGTTTCTGGTAAAGAGGCAGAAGATCAAAGAAAGACATTCACGCTTGTCTCCAACTTGGAAAACACACTGGTAACCAAATCTGATAATCTTCAACAAATGGAGAGCATCTACAAACAAACCAGTTCAGTGCTTGagaaaagaatgaaagagAAGGATGAAATGATCAACACACATAATGAAA AAATGAGTATTATGCAGCAAACTGCACGTGATTATTTGGCCAGTATTTATGAAGAACATGAAAAGGCCTCTCAGCATCTGGAAGCTCAAAGGAAAGAATATGAAGACCGGGAGAATTATCTAGATAAGTGTCAAGCTAAGAATAAGACTGAGCGGAGAAAGCTTCAATGGCAAAAGCATAAG AACTTAATGGCAACGCAAGAGCAAAACAAAGCTGATGAAGACATGATGAGATTGGCAGAACAGCAACAG AGGGAAAAAGATGAATTACGTAAGCAAGTTCGTGAGCTCGAGGAGAAGATCGATGCTGAGCAGGCATTAGAGCTAGAGATAGAGCGTATGAGAGGTGACTTGCAGGTCATGGGACACATGCAAGAAGGTGAAGGTGAAGATTCAAAAATCAAGGAGATGATAGAAAAGACAAAGGAAGAactgaaggagaaagaagaggattGGGAATATCAAGAGTCGCTCTATCAAACTCTTGTTGTAAAACATGGCTACACTAACGATGAGCTACAGGATGCGCGCAAGGCTTTGATTCGT TCAATGCGAGAGTTGACCACACGAGCTTACATTGGTGTGAAGAGAATGGGAGCATTGGATGAGACACCATTCAAAAAAGTAGCTAAAGAGAAATATCCAGCAGTAGAAGCTGATAAAAAAGCCGAAGAGCTCTGTTCCTTGTGGGAAGAGCACCTGGGAGACTCGGCTTGGCATCCGATTAAGGTCGTCGAAAAAGATGGAATCGCAAAG GAAGAActgaatgaagaagatgagaagctACAAGAGCTGAGGAAAGAGTTGGGTGAGGAAGTGTATGCAGCTGTGACACAAGCGCTTAAAGAAAGGAACGAGTATAATGGCAGTGGAAGGTACATAGTGCCTGAGCTTTggaatttcaaacaaaacagaaaagcgAGCATCAAGGAAGGAGTTGTTTATCTGGTCAACTCGTGGAAacagaagaaaccaaagccGAAGCGTAGATAA
- the FAC19 gene encoding Tetratricopeptide repeat (TPR)-like superfamily protein (Tetratricopeptide repeat (TPR)-like superfamily protein; FUNCTIONS IN: molecular_function unknown; INVOLVED IN: biological_process unknown; LOCATED IN: mitochondrion; CONTAINS InterPro DOMAIN/s: Pentatricopeptide repeat (InterPro:IPR002885); BEST Arabidopsis thaliana protein match is: Pentatricopeptide repeat (PPR) superfamily protein (TAIR:AT2G26790.1); Has 64040 Blast hits to 14329 proteins in 287 species: Archae - 5; Bacteria - 54; Metazoa - 543; Fungi - 727; Plants - 60798; Viruses - 0; Other Eukaryotes - 1913 (source: NCBI BLink).) translates to MRVFPIPLLSHVRGLIRQGPSSRFYVVPALARTNLTISHSEQVKEGTFDYKALELNDIGVLRVLNSMKDDPYLALSFLKRIEGNVTLPSVQAYATVIRIVCGWGLDKKLDTFLFELVRRGDEGRGFSVMDLLKAIGEMEQSLVLLIRVSTALVKAYANLDMFDEAIDIFFRAYYSLGRAPDIKALNFLISRMIASGRSDMVVGFFWEIERLGLDADAHTYVLVVQALWRNDDKEELEKLLSRLLISETRNPCVFYLNFIEGLCLNQMTDIAYFLLQPLRDANILVDKSDLGIAYRKVVRGLCYEMRIEDAESVVLDMEKHGIDPDVYVYSAIIEGHRKNMNIPKAVDVFNKMLKKRKRINCVIVSSILQCYCQMGNFSEAYDLFKEFRETNISLDRVCYNVAFDALGKLGKVEEAIELFREMTGKGIAPDVINYTTLIGGCCLQGKCSDAFDLMIEMDGTGKTPDIVIYNVLAGGLATNGLAQEAFETLKMMENRGVKPTYVTHNMVIEGLIDAGELDKAEAFYESLEHKSRENDASMVKGFCAAGCLDHAFERFIRLEFPLPKSVYFTLFTSLCAEKDYISKAQDLLDRMWKLGVEPEKSMYGKLIGAWCRVNNVRKAREFFEILVTKKIVPDLFTYTIMINTYCRLNEPKQAYALFEDMKRRDVKPDVVTYSVLLNSDPELDMKREMEAFDVIPDVVYYTIMINRYCHLNDLKKVYALFKDMKRREIVPDVVTYTVLLKNKPERNLSREMKAFDVKPDVFYYTVLIDWQCKIGDLGEAKRIFDQMIESGVDPDAAPYTALIACCCKMGYLKEAKMIFDRMIESGVKPDVVPYTALIAGCCRNGFVLKAVKLVKEMLEKGIKPTKASLSAVHYAKLKAKGLR, encoded by the coding sequence ATGCGGGTTTTTCCGATTCCATTACTCTCACATGTGAGAGGATTGATTCGACAAGGACCCTCTTCGCGATTCTACGTGGTTCCTGCACTTGCCCGGACAAACCTTACAATCTCACACTCTGAGCAAGTAAAAGAAGGTACTTTTGATTATAAAGCATTGGAGTTAAATGACATTGGGGTTCTTCGTGTGTTGAATAGTATGAAAGATGATCCTTATCTTGCTTTATCGTTTCTCAAACGAATTGAAGGAAATGTGACTTTGCCTAGTGTCCAAGCTTATGCAACTGTTATCAGAATCGTTTGTGGTTGGGGTTTGGATAAGAAATTGGATACTTTTCTATTTGAACTCGTTAGAAGAGGAGATGAGGGACGCGGTTTCAGTGTAATGGATTTGTTAAAGGCCATTGGAGAAATGGAACAGTCATTGGTGTTGTTGATTCGAGTCTCCACTGCATTGGTTAAAGCCTATGCTAATCTTGATATGTTTGACGAAGCTATTGATATTTTCTTCCGAGCTTACTATTCTCTAGGACGTGCTCCGGATATAAAGGCATTGAATTTTTTGATCAGCCGTATGATTGCATCTGGGAGAAGTGATATGGTGGTTGGTTTTTTCTGGGAAATAGAGCGTCTCGGGTTGGATGCAGATGCACATACTTATGTTCTTGTGGTTCAAGCATTGTGGAGGAATGATGATAAGGAAGAATTAGAGAAGCTTCTTAGTAGACTGTTAATCTCAGAGACTAGGAACCCTTGcgtattttatttgaattttattgaAGGACTGTGTTTGAATCAGATGACAGATATAGCTTATTTTCTACTCCAACCATTGAGGGATGCAAATATTCTGGTGGATAAGAGTGATCTTGGAATTGCATATCGCAAAGTGGTGCGTGGTTTATGTTATGAGATGAGAATAGAAGACGCTGAAAGTGTTGTTCTTGACATGGAGAAACATGGGATTGATCCGGATGTCTATGTTTACTCGGCGATAATTGAGGGACATCGCAAGAATATGAATATACCTAAAGCTGTGgatgtttttaacaaaatgttgaagaaaagaaaaagaataaactGTGTGATTGTAAGCTCAATCCTTCAATGCTATTGTCAGATGGGAAATTTCTCGGAAGCTTATGATCTATTTAAAGAGTTTAGAGAGACGAACATTTCTCTTGATAGAGTTTGCTACAATGTTGCATTTGATGCTTTGGGAAAGCTTGGCAAAGTAGAAGAAGCTATTGAGTTGTTCAGAGAAATGACGGGTAAAGGAATAGCTCCTGATGTCATCAACTACACGACTTTGATAGGGGGTTGCTGTCTACAAGGTAAATGTTCTGATGcctttgatttgatgattgaaaTGGACGGAACAGGTAAAACACCtgatattgttatatataacgTACTTGCTGGTGGATTGGCTACGAATGGTCTTGCACAAGAGGCATTCGAAACTCTGAAAATGATGGAAAATCGGGGTGTAAAACCCACTTATGTTACACACAACATGGTCATTGAAGGCCTGATTGATGCAGGTGAACTAGACAAGGCTGAAGCTTTCTATGAGAGTTTGGAACATAAATCTCGGGAAAACGATGCAAGTATGGTGAAGGGTTTTTGTGCCGCTGGCTGTCTTGATCATGCCTTTGAACGATTCATTAGACTGGAATTTCCTCTGCCCAAGAGTGTGTATTTTACTCTATTCACTAGTCTTTGCGCCGAGAAAGATTATATCAGCAAAGCTCAAGACTTACTGGATAGAATGTGGAAACTTGGAGTCGAACCTGAGAAGAGCATGTATGGAAAGTTAATTGGTGCTTGGTGTCGAGTTAATAATGTGAGAAAAGCCCGGgagttttttgaaattttagttACTAAAAAGATTGTCCCTGATTTGTTCACTTATACAATCATGATTAACACCTATTGCCGGTTAAACGAGCCGAAGCAAGCCTATGCTCTTTTTGAAGACATGAAGAGGAGAGATGTCAAACCTGATGTGGTAACATACTCAGTTTTACTCAATAGCGATCCAGAGTTGGATATGAAGAGGGAAATGGAAGCCTTTGATGTTATTCCAGACGTCGTCTACTACACAATCATGATTAACAGATATTGCCATTTAAACGACCTGAAGAAAGTCTATGCTCTTTTTAAAGACATGAAGAGGAGAGAAATCGTACCTGATGTGGTAACATACACAgttttactcaaaaacaaaccaGAACGGAATCTTTCAAGGGAAATGAAAGCCTTTGATGTTAAACCAGACGTTTTCTACTACACGGTTTTGATTGATTGGCAGTGCAAGATTGGGGATCTTGGAGAGGCGAAAAGAATTTTTGATCAAATGATCGAGAGTGGGGTGGATCCTGATGCTGCGCCTTACACAGCACTAATAGCTTGTTGCTGTAAGATGGGATATCTTAAAGAGGCAAAAATGATCTTTGATCGAATGATTGAAAGTGGGGTAAAGCCTGATGTTGTGCCTTACACAGCGTTAATAGCTGGTTGTTGTAGGAATGGATTTGTACTTAAGGCAGTCAAACTTGTGAAAGAGATGTTGGAAAAGGGGATTAAGCCGACTAAAGCTTCTCTGTCTGCAGTACACTATGCTAAATTAAAGGCCAAGGGACTCCGATGA
- a CDS encoding Restriction endonuclease, type II-like superfamily protein (Restriction endonuclease, type II-like superfamily protein; FUNCTIONS IN: DNA binding, nuclease activity; INVOLVED IN: biological_process unknown; LOCATED IN: cellular_component unknown; EXPRESSED IN: 23 plant structures; EXPRESSED DURING: 13 growth stages; CONTAINS InterPro DOMAIN/s: YqaJ viral recombinase family (InterPro:IPR019080), Exonuclease, phage-type/RecB, C-terminal (InterPro:IPR011604), Restriction endonuclease, type II-like (InterPro:IPR011335); BEST Arabidopsis thaliana protein match is: Restriction endonuclease, type II-like superfamily protein (TAIR:AT1G67660.1); Has 316 Blast hits to 315 proteins in 62 species: Archae - 0; Bacteria - 48; Metazoa - 55; Fungi - 0; Plants - 63; Viruses - 14; Other Eukaryotes - 136 (source: NCBI BLink).) encodes MLRRVFYKRARDDLSYCHRLLHIPYNEPEPDSKAISEIVGIVSKKEEAVVVTEPTHHWRKNWEDLRKNRLTASNFARAIGFSPDGRRNLWLEKIGAAKPFAGNRATFWDIENEVEALERYNELTGNEILIPEFVVYKNGESPEENWLGASPDGVINVVKDGVTSCGVLEVKCPFDNRDNSKVYPWKKVPYNCVPQLQGLMEIVDTDWLDLYCWTRNGSSLFRVWRDTAFWEDMKPALFDFWQNHVLPAREIYNNFDIKDPQVKLREFKPKHWHEDCKKIMRGAERISANANRLFYEIDGNLVD; translated from the exons ATGCTTCGTCGTGTCTTTTACAAGCGTGCACG TGATGATTTATCTTACTGTCATCGTCTGTTGCACATTCCGTATAACGAACCAGAGCCTGACTCAAAGGCAATTTCTGAAATCGTTGGTATAGtttcaaagaaagaagaagctgtaGTAGTTACGGAACCAACTCATCATTGGCGTAAGAATTGGGAAGATTTGAGAAAGAATAGGTTAACAGCTAGTAATTTCGCGCGTGCTATCGGATTTTCGCCTGACGGTAGACGAAATCTTTGGTTAGAGAAAATCGGGGCAGCGAAACCGTTTGCTGGAAACCGAGCTACGTTTTGGGACATTGAGAATGAGGTCGAAGCACTCGAGAGGTACAACGAGTTAACGGGAAATGAAATCCTCATACCTGAGTTTGTTGTTTATAAGAATGGTGAAAGCCCTGAAGAAAACTGGTTAGGAGCTTCTCCTGATGGAGTGATCAATGTAGTTAAGGACGGTGTTACTTCGTGTGGTGTGTTAGAAGTGAAATGCCCGTTTGATAACCGGGATAACTCGAAAGTTTATCCGTGGAAGAAGGTTCCTTATAATTGTGTTCCACAACTTCAGGGTTTAATGGAGATTGTGGATACAGATTGGTTGGATTTGTATTGTTGGACTCGCAATGGAAGCAGTCTCTTTAGAGTTTGGCGTGATACCGCGTTTTGGGAGGATATGAAACCGGCACTGTTTGATTTTTGGCAGAATCATGTTTTACCTGCAAGAGAGATATACAATAACTTTGATATAAAGGATCCTCAAGTGAAGCTGAGAGAGTTTAAACCGAAGCATTGGCATGAAGATTGCAAGAAGATTATGCGTGGAGCTGAGAGAATCAGCGCAAACGCAAACCGTTTGTTCTATGAGATCGATGGGAATCTTGTAGACTGA
- a CDS encoding alpha/beta-Hydrolases superfamily protein (alpha/beta-Hydrolases superfamily protein; FUNCTIONS IN: hydrolase activity, catalytic activity; CONTAINS InterPro DOMAIN/s: Epoxide hydrolase-like (InterPro:IPR000639), Alpha/beta hydrolase fold-1 (InterPro:IPR000073); BEST Arabidopsis thaliana protein match is: alpha/beta-Hydrolases superfamily protein (TAIR:AT5G39220.1); Has 7432 Blast hits to 7419 proteins in 1219 species: Archae - 99; Bacteria - 5035; Metazoa - 262; Fungi - 72; Plants - 574; Viruses - 0; Other Eukaryotes - 1390 (source: NCBI BLink).), translating into MLSTVTATAVSRPILKVECTIKRTFKVTAEKFPTFLPTDVEKIKDTFALKLAARIERLPVSVSFREDSIMSSCVTPLMRNETTPVVLLHGFDSSCLEWRYTYPLLEEAGLETWAFDILGWGFSDLDKLPPCDVASKREHFYKFWKSHIKRPVVLVGPSLGAAVAIDIAVNHPEAVESLVLMDASVYAEGTGNLATLPKAAAYAGVYLLKSIPLRLYVNFICFNGISLETSWDWTKIGRLHCLYPWWEDATVSFMTSGGYNVTSLIKKVSQKTLILWGEDDQIISNKLAWRLHGELSNARVKQISNCGHLPHVEKPAAVTKLIAEFVRETCRCKEVESIS; encoded by the exons ATGCTCTCAACGGTGACGGCGACGGCGGTTTCTCGACCGATTCTGAAGGTGGAATGTACAATCAAAAGGACGTTTAAAGTGACGGCGGAGAAGTTTCCGACGTTTCTGCCGACCGATGTCGAGAAAATTAAAGACACGTTTGCTCTAAAGCTCGCCGCCAGAATAGAGAGGCTTCCTGTATCT GTGAGCTTCAGGGAAGATAGTATTATGAGCAGTTGCGTGACACCGCTGATGCGGAACGAGACAACTCCTGTTGTGCTTCTTCACGGATTTGATAG TTCTTGTTTAGAGTGGAGATACACTTATCCGTTGCTTGAAGAAGCCGGTTTAGAAACATGGGCATTTGATATCCTTGGTTGGGGTTTTTCTGATTTAG ACAAACTTCCACCTTGTGATGTAGCGTCGAAAAGAGAGCACTTTTACAAG TTTTGGAAGTCTCATATTAAAAGGCCTGTGGTTTTGGTTGGTCCGAGCCTCGGTGCTGCTGTCGCAATTGACATTGCGGTCAACCATCCAGAAGCG GTTGAGTCCTTGGTTTTAATGGACGCAAGCGTTTACGCAGAAGGTACTGGAAACTTGGCAACGTTACCTAAAGCAGCAGCTTATGCTGGG GTGTATCTTCTAAAGAGTATTCCATTACGGTTATACGTTAACTTCATATGTTTCAATGGTATCTCATTGGAAACTAGTTGGGACTGGACAAAG ATTGGTCGCTTGCATTGTCTATATCCTTGGTGGGAAGATGCAACTGTTAGTTTTATGACTAGCGGAGGATACAACGTAACTTCTCTTATAAAAAAG GTTTCACAGAAGACATTGATACTATGGGGAGAGGATGACCAAATCATTAGCAACAAGCTCGCTTGG AGACTGCACGGAGAATTATCGAATGCACGTGTCAAACAAATATCTAACTGTGGACATCTTCCCCATGTCGAAAAGCCGGCTGCTGTCACTAAACTTATAGCAGAGTTTGTTAGAGAGACTTGCCGGTGTAAAGAGGTTGAAAGTATATCTTAG